Genomic segment of Eretmochelys imbricata isolate rEreImb1 chromosome 24, rEreImb1.hap1, whole genome shotgun sequence:
gtgccTAGTGATtagagtggtggggctggggctcaggacttctgggttccatCCCCGGCTTTACAAGTCATTTCTCAGATGGATGGTCTGATATGACCCGGCCTCCACTTCATTCTCTACCCTCAGCCACCCCTCTGTACTTCCTCGGATGCCTCCACTTCTGCTGATGCTAACGGGCCCAGGGCCGTGCAGGGACATGGCTGTGTCTCCGCACCTGTTCTCGGCTCGTGGCTGCCCCAGATGGGAACATCTGCCTCTGAGACCATGAGGCTGATTCTGTGCAGTGAGAAATGCTGGGGTGTCAGGGGGGACGCCGTGACATTCAGCAGGTAGCAGCCTGAGCCGGATGCTTCTGAGGTTTGCAGATGCTGTTagccccagcccccctctgcagcttcccctctgctgagccccacaGAGAAACCCACAGGAGAGCAGCCTCCCAGCACCAGACACGGTCAGGTTGCATGAGCCGTAGCTGCCACATCAGGAACTGACTCTGAGACACCACAACCCCGAGAGACACAAGTCAAGAAAGAACAGAAAGCCAATGAAAATTGGGCTAGATCTGACCTagcactgcacagacccccccaaccgagatcagggccccccattgtgccaggcgctgcacagaccccagccgagatcaggccCCACTGTCATGGGTGCTGCACAAATGCACCATGAGAGACGGTCGCCGCCCCAAGAAGCTGTCAgcctaaagagacaagacagtcaAAGGGGACATGGAAGGAAAGTTCTGTTcacaaggtcacccaacaggttGGTGACGTAATGGCGATTAAAATCCAGCTCTCCCAGCTCCCAGAGCCCCGTCCCTGTCAACAGAACAGATGGTCGCTGTATCTTGCCTCTGTTATCCCTGTGGTTTGTTGCTCCCTTTTGCActgcttcttcttcctcttccggTATTTGTGtcctcttccctttcttccttccttctgtgCCTGACGGCTCACCATTCCTAGGGAACAAGGGAAGGAGGTTGCTTCTGAGTGGGGGAGGAGCACATTGGTGATTTTAACTTAGTGGGAGTTTTCCAGTCCCCAAATTTCACAATGAAAAGATGCTGCATTCCCAGGCCCTTCTACTTTCCAAATGGGTTAGTTCAGAACTGGAGGAAAACGTCCTTCAGAAAACCCATCGGGAAACCTTTCAAAAAGGAAGGTCAGGTCCTCACCAAGCCCTGATGGGAAGAGAATGATTCCAGCATTTTGCTGATTTTTATTGGGGGGTTTCACCAGCTCCagctgttcactccctctgagtTCTGGGGAACGTGAGAGAAGGCAGGTGGAcgaagggaggtggtggaatctccttccttaggagtttttaaggtcaggcttgacaaagccctgactgggatgatttagttggggattggtcctgctttgagcagggggttggactagatgacctcctgaggtcccttccaaccctgatattttatgattctatgattctatgacgagCTGTAGGGGAAGCGATTAGAGATCTCCATGAGACAATCGCACTCAGTGGAAGTGATCTTGCTAGGAAAGAGCTGGCAAACCCACTGGCCCAATGCCCGGTCCTGGGATTGGATCAACCGCGGCATTGTTTGCCCGTGAAGACTGGATCCTGTCTGAGCTATGTAGGTGGAACAGATCAACATCTTCATGGCTTCGGAGGAGCACAAGCTAACTGCAGGATTTctctccgccccttccccctgctccattTAGCGCTttatctgtttctctctccctttgtgcTTCGGCCTCTATTAGTTCTTTCCTCTGtcttcccagcactgggagccctCAAGACACTGATAGCCATTGTGTTCATCGCTGGCCTGCCCATCCTCCTCGGCATGGTGTTGAACGGCTACATCAACTTCCATGCTGGCATCCTCATGAAGAAGAAGGCCAACGCCATCTGGTTCCTCGACCTGGCCATGACTGATGTGATCGTCCCCTGCATCCTGTCCTTCTGGTTGGGCTGCACGTGGCCAGGCACCCACGACCTCTTCAGCAGGTGGCTATGTGAGCTGAGCAACATCGTCACCTCCCTCCACATGTTCTCCAGCACCTTCCTCCTGACAGTCATCAACACCAACCGCTGCCTCTCCCTGGTCTGCCCCAGGTGGACTAGAAATCACCTCACGTCCCACCTGGCTTCCTGTTCTGGGCATCTTCCCTTGGGGTACAGCTTGAGACACCAAGATCTCTGGCATGCCCTGATGCACTACGCTGATGTGGTAAACCCAGGTTCATTTAGTTACTTCTATTATGAAAGCCGGTtcttggtgggggggaaggtgatGCCAAGCATCGATAACATTGATGTTATTTATCAATTCCTGGTTGGGTTCCTGGTCCCATTAGCTTTCATCATCACCGGCTATGTCATTCTAGCTGCCAAATTGAGGGGATTAAGCCATCTTGCTTATGCCAGCAAGCTCCACCTTGCCTTGGTCTTGACTTTTTTCCTTAGCTGGACCCTGTGCCATGTCTTCTACTTCCTTCAGCTCTTTGATCAAGCATCACCTCTAAAGAACCAATGGTCCTTAGCCAGAGACAGTGTCTTTGCTTATAGCCTGGTCTCTTTGAGGACCTGTCTGAATCCATTGTTTTGCTTCTGCTTGGGCCGGGAATTTGGGGCACAACTGAGATGCCCCAACCAAATGGACGTCGGATTAGAATTGGAACCAGTGCAATAGGGGAGCAAATGAATTCCTGGGGGAAATGGAGAATTTGTTTAGTTGCTTGACGCTTTTGGTATGAATGGATTTGCTGCAGGAAAACGGTCTTTTTGCAGAAtagaaaaaattcattttcccCCTACATTAACCATTTGCTGTGTTGTAagctttcatgattttttttgtgACTCTCACAGTATTTGACTtagagccccagctcctagaaATATTATAAGAGAATTTTAGCAGCTTTCATTAAGAAAATAAGGACATTTCTAGTCCTTTTGGAGAAAAGATCAAAAATATAACCCAGAACAGAGCAGGACCAGAAGATACATAAAAAGAGCTCTGATTTATTACTATTTTTCTTAACTTCAAGATTTTTAAGCAAATTCCATTCCTTCTGGGGCCTGTCCCATGACTTTTGAACATTTGGTGTTGGCTGTACTGCCCTTGTCAAATACTTGGAGGAAAATTGTAAACCAGAATGTCTGGTTTACCAGGGGATCTTTGTCTTTAGTTTTTTGGTCTCTCTTTGGTCTTTTGTCTCCACCAGAGCAGTTTGGAaagtagaatttttatttttattccaccTGGGGGCGGTCAGCTCCATAAAGTAGTGAAGGGCACAAAGAAAGCCAACTAGACCACACTTCCCtcacagagctggggatagacaccgggagtcctggcttccagcccctcctgctctaacccactagaccccacgcccctcccagagctggggatagaacccaggagtcctggcttccagcccctcaCCCACTCTAACCACTATACCCCACTCCACTTccggagctggggatagaacccaggagtccctaTGGAGGGTTTGGGTGATTGATCGGCATTTTGGAATGAATGAGATTTCCATCGGGTAATGGCCTTTTAACGGAAATGCAATGTTTTGGATCACTAATTAGGCTGCTTTTCTAAATGTCCCATGCAGTGTGAGGCCAACTCTGACAATTTCACTGAGTCTCAAAATTTTGAATGTTTCCCTTAAAGCCCCCCGATGGAGCCGGTGGATCCCCTCAGTGGCTGATGGGGCTGTGGTTCTGTAGAGGGTACGGTCAGGGTGGCACCTGGGCTGAGTCAAGGAAGATTCAGAACGGACCAATGGGGCATGGGGGAGTAGCTACAGAGGGAACCTCGTGGCCCCTTATCCCCACTACTACCCCCTATCCTGTCCCCACCAGTGTGAAGACACCACCCCACAtccagctgccccagccctggaagGGAGATTTCCCACACAACCCATCGCCCCATCCCTATTCACACGGCTGCACCCCACTTCGGCCTATTGGGGTGTGGCCTGGGTTGGCTCCTCTCTCTTCTGCCCCCCCACTGGTCTAGTCAGAACTGGATTGGACCAGCTCCTGCCCATTCGTCTCTCAATATCCTGCAGCCAATTATTGAGTGGCACTGACTTGTGGCCAATCAGCGCGTGGCATGGCATGGGGAGGCAGCTGCCAATCAACAGGCAGAgcgagaggggagggggaagaagaagcCCCGCCCTTCTGAGAGAAAAGTGGGGAAGCCCCGGCTCCAGGGAAGAGAAAGCTCTGCCCACTCTgtatggggaggaagggggtaggGTTTCCAGCCCATCTCTCTACTTATCTGAAGAGTCGACATTTTCGGCAAGACTCTTGCCTGTCCAAAAATGCCGATTTACTTGAAGTTGGAACTTTTCACGGGAATTCCACGGATCTCCCGACTCAAAaaggggtgttgggggggggagttttGAAATTCTAGACGAAAGAGTCTGATTCTTCCAAAATAACCTTTTTTTCCCGGCAAATATAAgctaaaaaaatgtaaaaaggggTGGGATTGAAACACACCATTTCGAAGTGGTCGGAACGGAGCGTTTCGATGGGGGTGGAGTTTCTGCCACTGGCACTTTTTAAAGCAAGTTGggatattttttttaagagatCTGCTcctgttcaaacaggaattaagtcACGGGAGTGGTAGGAGTTGTGTTATCCAGGTGGTCAAACTGGATCAGAGGTCCCCAGTCTGGGAGGGGCGCCCCCTAGGTGGGCGGCGAGGAAGGTTCGGGGGGCACGTCTGGCTCAGTTCCAACTGCTGGCCCTGTCCCTGGGGCTGTTCTCAGCCCTGGCTGCCATCCCCGCAACCGAGGCTCCatgcccacccccagctgtggccccagccttggcccccttacctctgtccacacccttacctctgtccacacccctccctctcccagagctctgctcccaccccTAGTGCcagggggtggtgggagggatgCGGACAGGGGTAAGCAGGGGGtacgaggtaaaaagtttggggaccagtggactagatgatcacaatggtgccttctggccttggaagctCTGATTGTCCCGAATCGATTTCCCCCCCACAAGGtttttggttcatgaaaatgttgGAATTTCAAGGTTTGGCTCCGGGTTGGGATGGGAACATTTTTCCAAAATGTGTGGTATGGGGAAACCCttttctgcccagctctgccaaccCCCTGCACCCTCGGCCCGCCGGCGCTAACGGTGATGGTGGATGTGGGTTTGGATGGCGTAGGACGGAGGAGATCGTGCCCTTCCAGCCCCCCTGGGCCCACCCTGCCTTTCCGTATGTGAACAGCACCTTACACCCCTTCTTCGGGAATCCCTACCAGCATGGAGAAGAGGATGGAGCCCAGTGTGAATGGACAGGCGTTCTCTTTGCCATCCTCTTCAGTCTGGATTCCTACTCAGCGTGACAGATAACAGCCCGGTCATCTTCATCGCCAGCTGATGGCCGCTGTCTGGAACCTCAACTCAGCCATGGCCGACTTCATCTTCACCTCCTTCCTCTCCACAGAGGTGGCCTTCATCATCCTCCTGGGGGCAAGAACCAGCCCCCtctgctgctcccaccccacctggACCAGCccctctgtctctctgctcctcctgtaACTTTTAGTGTCATGTGCTCTGAGATGGTGGAGTTGTCCAGTGCTGAGGAACCTACCAGGCCTTCAGGAACCCGGGATGGCCGCTTTGGCATCTGGTTACCAAGCTCTAGGGCTGCACAAAGGGGCATTAAATAAGGGGGCAGGAAATCAGGTTGGCTGAGCCCATGGGCCTGATCTAGgtaggcagggagggggcgggataccgggctagatgggcccataGGGTGGATCCAGTGATGGTAGTTCTGTGTCCTGGCCCCTGTCTGGGCCAGGCTGacacagggaggggcaggcagctgGCAGGGAGTCGAGCTGCCATGGGAAGGTGGGAACATTGACAGGGAAGGAGTCGGGGCATTGGTCCAGCTGCTCTGCGGTCTGTCAGTCTGTGCAGCCCCGAGCGGGAGGAGGATGGGTCTTGTGCTCTCTTGCAGCCAGAGACTGGCCCTTCTGACTATCACTGGGAGtcgggacacctgggttctatccccagctctgggaagggagtagCATCTAGAgggtagagcaggggggctgggagccaggactcctgggttctctccccagctctgggaggggagtggggtccagtgagTTAGACCTGGGTGTCCCTTGTGCATTAACTCCATTTGTGCAGGAGTCAGTGCTTGTCAGATCCCCGCTCCCTCCCGGGTTTTAAATCCCGCCATGATGAAGGCTCACTGCATCTGGCGGACCAGAGGCGACAGAGAGGGATCTGGTTCAGGCTATCTTGGCATCTGGCCACTAAGTGGCAGCAAGTTGGAGCCATCAGACAGGACGGTGACACTGACcaaccccagggccctgcccttgGACCATCGTGTGTTGCAggtgttttttcctcccctgggTCCCTTCTGTCCCGTGCCCAGCTGTTTGCGATccttcaccccctccctgcccccctcaaaaAAGTGACCTGCCCCGTAATCAcacacaggactcctgcctccaAGTCGTCCCCCCACCCATGCCCTGCTGTAACCCTtgacaccactcccctcccagagctctaGTTCCAAACAAGTCATCTTTTACCAGAGTGATAACTTCTTATAATGAGCTCATAACCCCTTTGAGTGACCCCCCCATAATGAACTGAACCTCCCTACAGAGAATCCCCCCTTACAGTGAACAATTCACCCCTGATTGAGAAGGtgtctttcttcttttttaaatgaagaaaccAGAATCTTTCTACAACGCAGCTCTATTGTCTCTGTTATCTTGGCTGTGTGTCCCGTTCAGATCCAATTCCCAGCCCCCAGGATCAGCAAGGGCACCCGCATTTCATTTCGTACAGCCTCAGCTTTCAATAGAACTCTGCTCATTAAGAAACCGAGCGACCCGCTATtaaggaggaaaggagaaaagcGAAGGTTTTGGGGTCTGTTCTCAGAGACCAAATGGAGACATCATTTCAACAAAGTTCCTCTGAACACCAGATCTCTCCAGTTGGATGCCCCCACAATCACTCTTGGGTATAGAAAACACTGCTCAAGTTATGCTCACTGAATGCATTTACTACAGAGAAATCAGTGAAGGATCCCACCACCAGGTGATGGCATTTTGTTCTTCGTTGGCTTCTATCAATCCACACGGAAGCATCtgttcacagaaatgtagggttagaaggaacctcaagaggccTTCAAGCATCTTCTCCCATGGTGAGACAGGACCAAGcgaacctagaccatccctggcaggggTATATCAACACTAGCAGAGCCAAGCAGGGAATCATGTCTATGGAAGGGTGAAGTTCACTGGGTCAATTTTGCCCCTGTTGATGTTGGGGAGAGGTTCTGGCTGAACACAGCTGAGGTTCCCAGCTCTCAGCAGATGCATGGTGCCTAGAAGACCTGGGAATCCATGTCTGTGGACTTGCTCTTCGTGTTCGCAGTGCTGCTGGCAGCCTCCTCACTGAAGGCAGTTTCGAAGGCTGAGAAGAGGGAGCGGCGCAGCTTCTCCTTGAAGTCCTGACCCATGAAGACGTAGAGGATGGGATTGAGGCAGCTGTTGATGAAGGCCAGGCTGGCGGTCAAGGGAAGGCCGACAATGAGGGTGGTGTCCATGCTGGGTGTCCGGTTCATCTCCAGGAAAGAGAAGATGTGGTAGGGGAGCCAGCAGAGGAAGAAAGCCACGATCACGGCAGCAATGACCTTGAAGGGCTTCCCAGATCGGGCCAGTTGGTTCCTCCTTAGCTTGACCAAGATGGCACCGTAGCAGCACACGATGACAGTGAAAGGGATAAGGAAGCCTAAGATAAAGCGGCTGATGATCATGGCCCGGTGGTTTGTGTTTTTCctcctgtctctctgctccttggtgGCCCCTTCCCCCACTGTGTCGAAATTGTTGTAGCAGTTGGTGATATTCTTGTTGTATGGGGAGGGTGCCGTGTGGCGGAAGTATAGGTTCGGAGAACACAAGGCCAAGGCCACGACCCACACACCCAAGGCTACCAGGAAAGCCAGGTGGGGTGTGCGGTGGTTCTGGGCCCACACAGGGCGTACTACGGAGATGCAGCGGTCTATGCTGATGACCATGAGGAGGTAGACGCTGGCGTAGAGATTGAGGAAGGCCAAAGTGCTGTTGATCTTACACAATGCCCTCCCAAATGGCCAGTGGAAGCCCAGGGCTGTGTAGGCCAAACTGAAGGGGAGAAAGAAGGTGAAGATGAAGTCGGCCACGGCCAGGTTGAGAAACCAGATGGTGTTGACTGTCCTCTTCATCCGGAAGCCAGTGATGAAGATGACCAGCCCGTTGCCCGTCACTCCCAGTCCGAAGGCAATGGAATAGATGACCATAGTGACCACATGCATGCTATTGAAGAGCGCTTGCTTATGGACCATATCTTCATCATTGTACATAGGATCATCATAATAGAAGGTGGAGGAGACATCCAACAGAGTTGTGGGAAGAGAGGTGCCCTCCACAGCCATGGGGATGTTTTCAATTCTCTCTGCCTTACTTCTTTCTCCACCTGTCACACACCAACAGAACTCATCCATTAGTTATCTCCCCTGGCAACCTCCCAACCAGCCAGTGACTTGGAGGGAACACCACCCTTCAGAAGGACCAAGGGAATGTGGGACTCCTGTATTCTGTTGCACGACATTTACACTCAGTGAGAAACTTGGACAAAGATGATAGAGAAAGGGGACCAAGATACTCTCCTGGCCCCTAACTGGTAAATTAATTTACTTATTTCCCGGTCACTGTGTTAGGTCAAAGTCTTCAAACTCAAGGATggtaataaattggagaggactCAGAGAAGAGCAGTGGGAATGATTCAAATATTGGAACACCTGCTTTATAGTGAGAAATTCCAGGAAATCCATCTATctggcttaacaaagagaagttgaAGGGGTCCCAGTCTATAgatacctacatggagaacaaatatttgaccatggactcttcagtctagcaaccAAAAGCctaacaagacccaatggctggaagttgaagcaagacaaatttagactggaaataaggggcaaCTTTTTAATGGTGACAGAATTCACCATCGGAATAACTTCCTAACGGCtctagtggattctccatcactggcagtttcAAAATCAAGACTGGAGGTGTTTCTAAAAGATTTGACTTTAGTTCAAGCAGGAATTACTCGGGGTGAGGTCTATGATCTGTGTTGGATGCCATTGGGTGGCCCTCCAATAATGGACTTTTTGGTTTGCTGGTGATTCCAAACAATTGAGGAGGAAAAATTGTTTCAGATCGAACCACAATGAAATTTTTTCGCAATTTTCGGAAAAATCAGTTTGGGGAAGCATTTCCTTCTACCTGAACGGAACCATTTCATTTGGATCTCGAGTGTTTTTCATGGCTTCAAATCATTTAAACATGGATAAAATTCAAGGATATTTCAAAATGAGAAGTCATTGAGAATAGACACTTTTGGTTTCCAAAAATGCCCAGTGGAAATATTTCAATGAGGGGGGTGAGCTTTGTTTTTTGGCAGGCCGAGGGGAGGAGGGATCCTGAAATGAGCGATTTAGTGAAACCGGCCTGGATTCATTAAATGTTTcagtgtcaccaaatctgcatttttcactgaaaaaaaaaacaattcaatcaaaatatttcaccaGGTGATACTCAAAAATCTGTAGGCTGCCACTGGGGGGCCCCCGGACACTGAGAAATTCAGATGGAAAAACAAAATGCTTGTGGTTAGTTGTGTGTTGCAGCACGATCAGTGAATTATTTATTGCTATTTCAGTGGGGTTTAAATTATTATTCAGCTAAGACCCTCCCATAGTTACCCCGCCATGACCTTCAGACCTTGCAGTAGGGGATGAATGACCCAATTGTGGGAaacctgggggagggaggtgttctGTGCCCCACAGTGATTAGCAGGCTGTTCGTTAATAGCTCCCCTCCCACCCGGGATATGCCTTGCAAACTTTCAGACAAAAGTTGGGGATGATCAGCATGCCTGGGTTCTACTTCCACCCCTGGGTCGGGAGAGGGGACCagggggttagagcagggtggctggggtcaggactcctgggttccattacCGTTACGAGAAGGGGAGTGGGGACCAGTGGTTTATAGCAGGGAGGGCTGGCTTTTAGGATTCCTGGCTTTGGGCTCTAGTGGTTACCGTGGTGGGTACAGCCCGGCTAGCCAAGTCCATAAATCTGGCACATTTCTTCTGAGAGGCAGCATCTCCATGTGGGAAAAACTTCCCACGGTCAGACCACCCCTACCCCAGACTCTGCCCCCAGTTAACTGATCTGTGCAGGGAGAGTTGGGGCTGCCTCCCCAGATTTTGGGGGGCAAAGACCTGGAGGCCTTGAGTTAAACGAAGGGCTGGGAAGTGCACGGAAAGATTTGTAAAATCTGTAGCAACTGATTCCAGTAAAGGCTAGTAACTGGGCAGCTGGAAGGCTCTCTGCCCGCCTCTCGTGGCTGCCAGCCCACTCCTGCAGCTATTTCTTCAGCACACCCTGTTCAAACACCAGCTTCTTGACACGCAGGCCTCAGGAtccgtcccccccgccccgatgTCCCAACCCAGGGGTGGTTGTTAaacaggggaagaggaaaggcaGACTCCATGCcacccctgtcccagcaccaCTTCCTCTTCTGAATGGGATGGGAGCTCCAGTTACTTTAGTTATTAGATTTTACCCCTCCAGAACCAAGAATACAgcccagcagtcctggctcccagcccccccacaggtggggagaggacccaggagtcctggctccaagcctccacccccactctaatccaccagaccccactcccctccaagagccagggtagaacccaggagtcctggctcccagcccccctgctctaacccctagaccccacgcccctcccaggaGCCACAtagagaacccgggagtcctggtCACCTTCTTATACCTCTGGGTGCTCACAGTGCATGTGATGTCTCCTTTCCCGTCTATGGGGCTCTCTAAGGGCAGCCTCTCCCTGGCTGATCCTCTCCTCTGAAGCCAGCCCCGTCTGCTCCTCTCGGGTAGTGGATCTCAAACCCTCCAGGGGCCCGGGATGCCTTTGTATGTGCTGCTAGCAAGGCGTGGTCCACAGCACTTGACCAACACAGGAAGAACACTGAGCCTCTGCCCCAACAGAGAGAACAACGGAAGAGTGATGTAACCCTTGACATCTGCACAGGCGTGGaacaggattcctgggttctatccctggctctggctcAGGAGTGGGGTCAAGTGGGTGATagcgggggggctgagagccaggattcctgggttctatccctagctctggctgaggagtggggtctagcggGTGatagcaggggggttgggagccaggattcctgggttctatccgtGGCTCTGgctgaggagtggggtctagtgggtgatagcagggggggctgggagccaggattcctgggttctatccgtGGCTCTGGCTGAGGAGTGGGGTCGAGTGGGTTAGAACATGGGGGTCTGTGAGTCAGAACTCCTGGTTTCTGTCCCACAgctgagtggggtccagtggtaaGAGTAGGgggctgttgtattaatttatacTAAAGGAGCCCAAAAGTCAAAAGTTGTGACCACGAATCTGAAACTGTACAactttaaacaaggttcaggatTTGCTCCACAGAATCTGCAGCCTGTTTATGACCCCAGCAAATACCCTTTTATTAAAgaaacggggcggggggggagtgaATTCCTTTGCCATGTAAAGTATTAAGTCAGGCTTTCACTTGAACCGTAACCCTTGTGCCCTTGGGTGCAGAGAGATTTTGGGAAGGGAAAACCCACCTGGTCCGACAGCCTTTTAGCTGGTGCCCGAGATgatttggggaaaggaggagaagtcagctgagctgggctggagccctCGTCCTTGCCtctgttgttaaagtctgatgcTGTTTCCTGGAGGACAAAATAGCACAAACCCATGGAGAAAAGGTGAGGAAAAACCCAGCAGGGCAAGAAAACGTCGCTTCTGTCTCCCGGCGTGACTCTTGTTTGCAACTTCTTGGCTGAAAAAACACCACCCCAAGACCTGGCAGATTGTACCAGCTTCAGGCTGTTCCGGGCGTCGCTTTTAGCCACCTCTCTGGgcgcagaggggctgcaggggatgcAAAATACACAGGCCTGGCTGGCCAAACCCGGCTCTTTTTAGCCAGgtggcaaaaggagagggatgGGAGAGAGACGGGGGGGAAGAAAAGGACTCACAAAGTGAGGTGTCTGCCTTCACTGGCGGTGGTTACGGCATCTATCAGTTACGCCCAGAATCCGACACCCCATCTGTGGCTCGCTGATCTCCGCTCCCGCACGTCTCGCGTTTCCCCGGTCTCAGCTTTGCACCCACCGGGCTTTGGGGTCCGTCTCTTTGGTTCCCTCtggcaccttttcccatcaacgtCGATTGTTCGACAGGGGGTGTGACAGATGCGGAATTTTCACTCACTTCTCACAGCTGAGCTCACAATTACAATTAGTTTGCTGGCCCAGTTATGACAacagggctggaagccaggactcctggtttctatccccagctctgtgacaagagtggggtctagtggttagagagggGGGGTGCCTCAGAAAGTAGGGTACTCAGGTCTTGGGGACTCGCTGAGACGGGCGGGAAGGGTAACTCAGATCAGGAGCTTTACAAAGCCAGGGCAGATGGCCTGGAACTTCCGCTACTTCCGTGTGTTGCGACAGAAACGTTTCCCTGTCCACCAGGGGACCTGAAGTCCCCACAAGTTCCCGAGCCACCCCCTCCCGCTCATCTGTATTCTCAGCAACAGGAGCTCTCTTGCGGTTCGTGTAGCTCAGACGCCCCCGTGGAGCCGGACTCCCAACTGGTGCCCATGGCATAGATCCATTGGCTGAAACAGTGCCACATCActttgctccagctggggatcgAGCCCTATTGATCCCAGTGGGGCTATGGCcaattgaccccagctgggatctgccccATAGATTCCAATGGAGCTACGGCcgattgaccccagctgggatctgccccATAGATTCCAATGGAGCTACGGCcgattgaccccagctgggatctggccccatagattccaatggagctacggccgattgaccccagctgggatctgccccATAGATTCCAATGGAGCTACAGCcgattgaccccagctgggatctggccccacagattccaatggagctacggccgattgaccccagctgggatctggccccattgattccaatggagctatggccaATTGACCCCTGTTGGGGGGCTGGCTGATTTGCTTTGTCTTTCTCCCACAATCTGTGCTGAAGTTCAAAGTGAATTTAATACATCAGCTATAATGAGAGACTTGGCTaaagtagatagatagatagatagatagatagatagatagggtgtatggggacggatagatagatagatagattgattgATAGGGTGTATGGGGACGG
This window contains:
- the LOC144279479 gene encoding chemerin-like receptor 1 isoform X2, producing MAVEGTSLPTTLLDVSSTFYYDDPMYNDEDMVHKQALFNSMHVVTMVIYSIAFGLGVTGNGLVIFITGFRMKRTVNTIWFLNLAVADFIFTFFLPFSLAYTALGFHWPFGRALCKINSTLAFLNLYASVYLLMVISIDRCISVVRPVWAQNHRTPHLAFLVALGVWVVALALCSPNLYFRHTAPSPYNKNITNCYNNFDTVGEGATKEQRDRRKNTNHRAMIISRFILGFLIPFTVIVCCYGAILVKLRRNQLARSGKPFKVIAAVIVAFFLCWLPYHIFSFLEMNRTPSMDTTLIVGLPLTASLAFINSCLNPILYVFMGQDFKEKLRRSLFSAFETAFSEEAASSTANTKSKSTDMDSQVF
- the LOC144279479 gene encoding chemerin-like receptor 1 isoform X1: MHCGERSKAERIENIPMAVEGTSLPTTLLDVSSTFYYDDPMYNDEDMVHKQALFNSMHVVTMVIYSIAFGLGVTGNGLVIFITGFRMKRTVNTIWFLNLAVADFIFTFFLPFSLAYTALGFHWPFGRALCKINSTLAFLNLYASVYLLMVISIDRCISVVRPVWAQNHRTPHLAFLVALGVWVVALALCSPNLYFRHTAPSPYNKNITNCYNNFDTVGEGATKEQRDRRKNTNHRAMIISRFILGFLIPFTVIVCCYGAILVKLRRNQLARSGKPFKVIAAVIVAFFLCWLPYHIFSFLEMNRTPSMDTTLIVGLPLTASLAFINSCLNPILYVFMGQDFKEKLRRSLFSAFETAFSEEAASSTANTKSKSTDMDSQVF